A genomic stretch from Sphingobacterium sp. ML3W includes:
- a CDS encoding DUF3347 domain-containing protein: MRLLNNIITACLLASSIYSYAQDNTMTTQTVKISGNCGMCKKTIEKAGNSADSKVDWNEDNQTANISFNAEKTSLDAVLKKVALAGYDNEKYLAPATTYADLHGCCQYDRTLSAPPANPENTPESKEESTGSSSVAESGNFQPIYDQYFQLKDALVASDHKTVATGAAKLSSLLTTLKSTDLTAAEQQVWKVQVNAITQHTKTLHEAKDLAKQRMAFVSLSEEVYKLAKSSKPALPVYQQKCPMFNGGKGATWLSLNKDVKNPYYGAQMLTCGSTIQTIQ, encoded by the coding sequence ATGAGACTTCTCAATAATATCATAACAGCCTGCCTTTTAGCTAGCAGCATATACAGCTATGCACAGGATAATACCATGACAACCCAAACAGTCAAAATTAGCGGCAATTGTGGGATGTGTAAAAAAACAATAGAAAAAGCCGGAAACTCCGCGGACTCCAAAGTAGATTGGAACGAGGATAACCAGACAGCAAATATCTCCTTTAATGCCGAAAAAACCTCCCTGGATGCTGTTTTGAAAAAGGTCGCGTTGGCCGGTTATGACAATGAAAAATACTTGGCTCCAGCAACGACTTATGCCGACTTGCATGGCTGTTGTCAATATGACAGAACCTTAAGTGCCCCACCAGCCAACCCCGAAAATACTCCTGAAAGCAAAGAAGAAAGCACAGGATCGTCATCTGTCGCTGAGTCAGGTAACTTCCAACCGATTTATGATCAGTATTTCCAATTGAAAGATGCGCTTGTTGCCTCAGACCACAAGACTGTCGCGACAGGTGCTGCAAAACTTTCAAGCCTGTTGACGACGTTAAAATCGACTGACTTAACTGCTGCCGAGCAACAGGTTTGGAAAGTACAGGTAAATGCGATAACACAGCACACCAAGACGCTGCATGAGGCAAAAGATCTTGCAAAACAACGTATGGCATTTGTGTCGCTCTCCGAAGAAGTCTATAAACTGGCCAAAAGTTCCAAACCTGCACTTCCGGTCTACCAACAAAAATGCCCTATGTTTAACGGAGGCAAGGGTGCCACATGGTTAAGTCTCAATAAAGACGTCAAAAATCCATACTATGGCGCCCAGATGCTAACTTGCGGAAGTACAATCCAAACGATACAATAA
- a CDS encoding TIGR01777 family oxidoreductase, with the protein MEKVIITGGTGAIGLHLTKLLVANFYEVIIFTRDPKAYPVQPNVRYIHWNPKKQVIDTKSIQEADYIINLAGANLNGSRWSKAYQQEIISSRVESGQLLYQTLKQIPNQVKAVISASATGWYGADDSYQKKPFEEGDPQGGDFLSWVCNLWEDSVKPIETLGKRLIIFRFGVVISKEQGLLKEVNRLLRFRFNPILGSGKQMLSWIHMEDLARMLLFAIQNDALAGVYNACSSDPMPLGHFTKRIARRRYGIFYMPFPVPAFLIKLFLGKKGQEMVLNGTWVSNKKILQEKFPFKYPTLDNNCIDNLHIG; encoded by the coding sequence ATGGAAAAAGTAATCATTACAGGAGGAACAGGTGCTATTGGCCTTCATTTGACTAAATTACTGGTCGCCAACTTCTATGAAGTAATCATCTTCACAAGGGATCCAAAGGCTTATCCAGTACAACCTAATGTTCGATATATCCATTGGAACCCCAAAAAGCAGGTCATCGATACGAAATCGATCCAAGAAGCGGATTATATTATCAATTTAGCGGGTGCCAACCTCAATGGATCGCGATGGAGCAAGGCTTATCAGCAAGAAATTATATCAAGCCGGGTGGAAAGTGGACAACTACTTTATCAAACCTTAAAACAGATTCCAAACCAAGTAAAAGCTGTCATATCAGCATCCGCAACTGGCTGGTATGGTGCTGACGATAGTTATCAGAAAAAACCCTTCGAAGAGGGAGATCCCCAAGGGGGTGATTTTTTATCCTGGGTCTGCAATCTTTGGGAAGACAGTGTAAAACCAATTGAAACCTTAGGAAAAAGGCTCATTATCTTCCGATTCGGTGTTGTGATCAGTAAAGAACAAGGCTTATTGAAAGAAGTCAATCGACTGCTACGTTTTCGGTTCAACCCTATTCTGGGCTCAGGCAAACAGATGTTGAGCTGGATCCACATGGAAGACCTCGCCCGAATGCTGCTATTTGCTATACAAAACGATGCCCTCGCTGGTGTATACAATGCCTGTTCCTCCGATCCAATGCCTCTTGGTCACTTTACTAAGCGTATTGCAAGGCGGCGGTACGGAATATTCTACATGCCTTTTCCTGTCCCCGCTTTCTTGATTAAGCTGTTTCTTGGAAAAAAAGGACAGGAAATGGTACTTAATGGCACATGGGTCAGTAATAAAAAGATACTTCAGGAAAAATTCCCCTTTAAGTACCCAACTTTGGACAATAATTGTATAGATAATTTACACATCGGTTAA
- a CDS encoding fumarylacetoacetate hydrolase family protein, translated as MKIFRYGAKGSEKAGVILNEKKYDVSEGNFQYNRDFFANTANLEKLQAYVEQNRENLKEIAADERIGTPLEAPSKILCVGLNFDDHVKETKLQQAAEPIVFMKSVSAFNGPFDGITLPKNSVKSDWETELAIVIGKKASYVSEEEALDYVFGYVLHNDVTEREFQIERGGTWDKGKGCDTFAPIGPFIATKDEIQDVDNMRIWLKLNGDLMQDGNTSDFIYRVPKLISYLSQFMSLLPGDIISTGSPAGSGMGKSPQRFLRDGDIIEYGIEGLGSGKQVISTHSLS; from the coding sequence ATGAAGATTTTTAGATATGGCGCAAAGGGCTCCGAAAAGGCGGGAGTCATTTTAAATGAAAAGAAATATGATGTTTCAGAAGGAAATTTTCAATATAACCGTGATTTCTTTGCAAATACGGCAAATTTGGAGAAACTTCAAGCATATGTAGAACAGAATCGCGAAAACCTAAAAGAGATCGCTGCGGATGAACGTATTGGCACTCCTTTGGAAGCTCCCTCCAAAATTCTTTGTGTTGGACTCAACTTCGACGATCACGTTAAGGAAACCAAATTGCAGCAAGCAGCAGAACCTATTGTTTTCATGAAATCTGTTTCGGCATTTAATGGTCCTTTCGATGGTATTACACTACCTAAAAACTCTGTGAAATCCGATTGGGAAACCGAGCTTGCTATCGTTATAGGTAAGAAAGCTTCCTATGTTAGTGAAGAAGAGGCCCTGGATTATGTTTTTGGCTACGTGCTACATAACGACGTGACTGAACGGGAGTTTCAGATCGAAAGAGGTGGTACCTGGGACAAAGGTAAAGGTTGCGATACATTCGCTCCCATTGGTCCATTCATTGCTACAAAAGATGAAATTCAAGATGTCGATAATATGAGAATTTGGCTTAAATTAAATGGCGATCTTATGCAAGATGGCAACACAAGCGACTTTATCTATCGTGTTCCAAAGCTTATATCGTACTTAAGCCAGTTCATGTCCCTACTTCCGGGTGATATCATCTCAACAGGCTCACCAGCCGGTTCAGGTATGGGAAAATCCCCGCAACGCTTTCTTCGCGATGGCGATATTATTGAATACGGCATCGAAGGTCTTGGATCTGGGAAACAAGTAATATCTACTCACTCCCTATCTTAA
- a CDS encoding methionine ABC transporter ATP-binding protein → MIQLNNISKSFEVKSKRIDALKSLSLSIAKGEIFGVIGASGAGKSTLIRCVNLLERPDTGQVIIENEDLMSMSSKDLMMKRRNIGMIFQHFNLLSSLTVSENISFPLQLEGKSKAFIRQKVSELLSLVGLEDKAEIYPANLSGGQKQRVAIARALANDPHILLCDEATSALDPATTKSILTLLKKINKQLGLTILLITHEMDVIKRICDQVAVLDQGTLIESGSVETIFANPQQETTKNFIQSSLQVDIPLGFQERLKDSGNPLVEIYMTSSEDSIPFIQQLERQYQVKTNIITAQIDYIGEMKFGVILAELSGDIDKIKASLSYLKEQHPQTKILGYV, encoded by the coding sequence ATGATTCAACTAAACAACATATCTAAATCATTCGAGGTTAAATCCAAACGAATAGATGCATTGAAGAGTCTCTCCCTATCCATTGCCAAGGGAGAAATATTTGGCGTCATAGGAGCTTCAGGTGCCGGCAAAAGCACACTGATTCGTTGTGTAAATCTGTTAGAAAGACCGGACACAGGTCAAGTCATTATTGAGAATGAGGATCTGATGTCGATGTCTTCCAAAGATTTAATGATGAAACGAAGAAATATCGGAATGATCTTCCAACATTTCAATCTATTGTCATCCCTAACAGTCTCTGAGAACATATCTTTTCCATTGCAACTGGAAGGTAAATCAAAGGCATTTATCCGGCAAAAAGTTTCGGAATTGCTAAGCCTCGTTGGACTGGAAGATAAAGCGGAGATTTATCCGGCAAATCTATCTGGAGGACAGAAACAACGGGTAGCTATAGCTCGCGCACTGGCAAATGACCCCCATATCCTACTCTGTGATGAGGCCACCAGTGCCCTGGATCCAGCAACGACAAAATCTATCCTCACCTTATTAAAAAAAATCAATAAGCAACTGGGACTTACAATCTTATTGATTACCCATGAAATGGATGTGATCAAAAGGATATGTGATCAAGTAGCAGTACTGGATCAGGGAACTTTAATTGAGAGTGGTTCTGTTGAAACCATTTTCGCAAACCCACAGCAGGAAACCACCAAAAACTTTATTCAATCTTCTTTACAGGTCGATATCCCCTTAGGTTTTCAGGAACGGTTAAAAGACAGTGGCAATCCACTTGTCGAGATTTACATGACCTCCAGTGAAGATTCCATTCCATTTATACAACAGTTGGAACGCCAATATCAGGTCAAAACAAATATTATTACCGCACAAATCGACTACATTGGCGAAATGAAGTTTGGTGTTATATTAGCCGAATTGTCAGGTGATATCGACAAAATAAAAGCGAGTCTCTCCTATTTAAAAGAACAGCATCCGCAAACTAAAATATTAGGTTATGTCTGA
- the metI gene encoding methionine ABC transporter permease MetI, with protein MSDQVLELLLSGTLETLMMTFLSGFFGFVIGLPLGIYLFLTRKHQLLENKTMHQIVSLLVNVFRSIPFIILIVWMIPFTRQLVGTSIGMSAALVPLSIGAAPFIARLVENSLLEIPHGLIEAARAMGASTQQVVFKVLLPEALPSLVNNATITLITLVGYSAMGGAVGAGGLGQIGYQYGYVGYDTFIMNAVLILLILIVFLLQYTGDYISKKVNHR; from the coding sequence ATGTCTGATCAAGTACTAGAATTACTATTATCAGGAACACTCGAGACATTGATGATGACTTTCCTGTCAGGTTTCTTTGGTTTTGTAATCGGACTTCCACTTGGAATCTACCTATTCTTGACCAGAAAACATCAGCTGCTGGAAAACAAAACCATGCACCAGATTGTTTCCTTGCTAGTGAACGTGTTCAGATCTATTCCATTCATTATTCTCATTGTATGGATGATTCCATTTACACGTCAGCTTGTAGGAACATCCATAGGTATGTCAGCAGCATTGGTCCCTTTAAGCATTGGCGCAGCTCCTTTTATTGCGCGATTGGTAGAAAACAGCTTATTGGAGATCCCTCATGGATTAATTGAAGCTGCCAGAGCCATGGGCGCGAGTACACAGCAGGTGGTCTTTAAAGTGTTGCTTCCGGAGGCATTACCCTCACTGGTGAACAATGCGACAATAACGTTAATTACACTTGTAGGCTATTCGGCTATGGGTGGCGCTGTTGGGGCCGGCGGACTGGGACAGATTGGCTACCAATACGGCTATGTTGGTTATGACACCTTCATCATGAATGCTGTCCTTATTTTATTAATTTTAATTGTATTCCTTTTGCAATATACAGGCGATTATATCTCTAAAAAAGTAAACCATCGTTAA
- the metQ gene encoding methionine ABC transporter substrate-binding lipoprotein MetQ, which yields MKKMNYAFAILAFSLTTIVACNNREKKENTLKVGVVTGPEKELAETAKKVAKEKFNLDVELVSFNDYVVPNEALNQGDIDVNVFQHQPYLQEQSKQRGFTKLTIVGNTFVFPIVAYSKKIKTITELQPGATIAIPNDPTNGGRSLLLLQREGIIGLKENVGIQPKVTDIVSNPKQVKIIEMEAPQLPRVLDDPQVVVAIINNSFASQAGLDPEKQGLFTEDKESPYVNLIVARADNKNDEKVQQFIQSYQSPEVEATAKKVFKNGAIKGW from the coding sequence ATGAAAAAAATGAACTATGCATTTGCAATTCTAGCTTTTAGTCTGACGACTATTGTAGCTTGTAACAACAGGGAAAAGAAAGAAAACACCCTTAAAGTTGGTGTGGTGACGGGTCCTGAAAAGGAACTTGCGGAGACGGCTAAGAAAGTTGCAAAAGAAAAGTTCAATCTGGATGTGGAACTCGTTTCCTTCAATGATTACGTCGTTCCTAATGAAGCTCTGAACCAAGGTGATATCGATGTCAATGTATTCCAGCACCAACCCTATCTTCAGGAACAATCCAAACAACGTGGTTTCACCAAACTGACCATTGTGGGAAATACATTTGTATTTCCGATTGTCGCCTATTCTAAAAAGATCAAAACCATCACCGAACTTCAGCCCGGTGCGACTATCGCTATCCCAAATGACCCAACAAATGGTGGACGTTCGCTATTACTTCTTCAGCGTGAGGGAATCATCGGTTTAAAAGAAAATGTTGGCATACAACCAAAAGTAACAGACATTGTGAGCAACCCGAAACAGGTTAAAATAATCGAAATGGAAGCCCCTCAGCTACCTCGCGTACTTGACGATCCTCAGGTTGTTGTTGCGATCATCAATAACAGCTTTGCTTCACAGGCTGGATTGGATCCTGAAAAACAAGGTTTATTTACCGAGGATAAAGAATCTCCTTATGTTAATTTAATTGTTGCACGGGCAGATAATAAAAATGATGAAAAAGTACAGCAGTTTATACAATCCTATCAATCACCTGAGGTAGAAGCAACAGCAAAGAAAGTATTTAAAAACGGAGCCATAAAAGGCTGGTAA